Proteins encoded within one genomic window of Phaeodactylum tricornutum CCAP 1055/1 chromosome 27, whole genome shotgun sequence:
- a CDS encoding predicted protein — translation MPHFITNRPRKFAVWQDSGVLKSHFRWEYVNVVVYAVGGLIFVLGSVFFLPELTDLIEVGAWLFVVGSFLYLIVSSHDFVEFLHYENKKSILDATAAITYILGSLLFIVGSILFLPQVEEQIAGAWCFITGSAVFVVGAILNAMQVFEFSTVWTQRYMNLTAACYMIGSTLFASASVPYLFSFDDAGDKLTLDRYLGYQYILGSLFFLLGGLLNGLRAYLLQTGETKKQEDQVHYASQTADEHNKRNRANEA, via the coding sequence ATGCCACACTTTATCACCAATCGACCTCGAAAGTTTGCCGTTTGGCAAGATTCGGGAGTCTTAAAGTCGCATTTTAGGTGGGAATATGTGAACGTAGTCGTTTACGCCGTCGGTGGGCTTATTTTTGTTCTAGGCAGCGTTTTCTTTTTACCAGAGCTGACAGATCTGATCGAAGTGGGAGCGTGGCTTTTTGTCGTCGGCTCGTTCCTCTACTTGATTGTTTCCTCCCACGATTTCGTAGAGTTTCTACACTATGAAAATAAGAAAAGCATCCTTGACGCTACCGCAGCAATCACATATATATTGGGCTCTCTACTCTTTATTGTTGGCAGCATTCTGTTTCTTCCTCAAGTCGAAGAGCAAATCGCCGGCGCTTGGTGCTTCATTACTGGTAGTGCCGTATTCGTGGTCGGGGCAATCCTTAATGCCATGCAAGTCTTTGAGTTTTCTACAGTTTGGACGCAACGATATATGAATTTGACTGCGGCATGCTACATGATTGGTTCGACCTTGTTTGCTTCAGCTTCCGTTCCCTACCTATTTTCTTTTGACGATGCTGGAGACAAGCTTACCTTAGATCGCTATCTAGGATATCAATACATTCTTGGAAGTCTATTTTTCCTATTGGGTGGGCTTCTCAACGGATTGCGCGCGTATCTGCTCCAGACCGGtgaaacgaaaaagcaagAGGACCAAGTACACTACGCGAGTCAAACTGCCGACGAGCATAACAAAAGAAACAGGGCTAACGAGGCGTGA
- a CDS encoding predicted protein translates to MDLMNEVRVQRSFYETVVPEDMRVPLRLRVAGGLDWDCILHVLPPGTSWQGRWTTGSWAMIKTLTGVAEIASLVGPDRNGNLRKRTSKDLRGGSDGSLGGGQSTAGDKCIKYVGGPLRSYS, encoded by the coding sequence ATGGACCTTATGAATGAGGTTCGTGTACAACGAAGCTTCTACGAGACTGTTGTACCCGAGGACATGAGGGTTCCACTACGGCTCCGAGTTGCAGGTGGATTGGACTGGGATTGTATTTTGCATGTGTTGCCTCCCGGCACATCTTGGCAAGGACGATGGACAACAGGGTCCTGGGCCATGATCAAAACACTTACAGGAGTCGCAGAAATAGCGTCACTTGTGGGGCCCGATCGCAATGGAAATTTGCGAAAACGAACGTCGAAAGATTTGCGAGGTGGGAGTGACGGATCGCTAGGCGGTGGACAATCAACGGCAGGAGACAAATGCATCAAGTACGTTGGTGGACCATTACGGAGCTATTCA
- a CDS encoding predicted protein, translating into MSAFNLETFILHLACHLVGARAVRETLEQNSGSSRLYWRSPILCADKSVDPTRLDVGNESHVIFVDVAFEIVTSTRNAGDRIRCHWGSLVQHQGSGYYLASRFLSVADLERHFPEHVVSVSFTPGAALAQTIATALRSIQDETSTRVERNRTNGEPPVVWLSLDYEALDEKLDLCVYDKQNSSRLEGSSVDKLSPALYSTMLFNLLPTFTATEPMDETQAQQIEALWRSNTRAQSITEDERDGFDNVGLNNSPRFSATPIAVPSSSTSSSTKFGRSATDDRASPAISPLAGNKRRKLGRGMGVPRRKAKKLQYLG; encoded by the coding sequence ATGTCGGCATTCAATCTAGAAACGTTTATCCTGCACCTGGCCTGCCACTTGGTCGGTGCCCGGGCCGTCCGGGAAACGCTGGAGCAAAACTCCGGCTCCTCTCGCCTATACTGGCGGTCCCCCATATTGTGTGCCGATAAAAGTGTCGACCCAACACGCCTGGACGTTGGAAATGAATCCCATGTTATCTTTGTCGACGTTGCGTTTGAAATTGTGACGTCGACTCGGAACGCCGGGGATCGAATTCGTTGCCACTGGGGTAGTTTGGTGCAACATCAAGGATCCGGATACTACCTTGCCAGCCGTTTCCTTTCCGTCGCCGACCTCGAGCGCCATTTCCCCGAACACGTCGTGTCAGTGTCCTTCACTCCCGGAGCCGCTTTAGCCCAGACCATAGCCACGGCTCTTCGGTCGATTCAGGACGAAACTTCCACTCGCGTCGAACGGAATCGTACCAACGGGGAGCCTCCTGTTGTTTGGCTTAGTCTGGACTACGAAGCGTTGGACGAGAAACTAGACCTTTGCGTATATGACAAGCAAAACAGCTCACGTTTAGAGGGTTCCTCAGTTGACAAACTCTCGCCTGCCCTTTACTCGACCATGCTGTTCAATCTGCTGCCGACGTTCACCGCTACCGAGCCGATGGACGAAACACAAGCTCAGCAGATTGAAGCCCTTTGGCGCAGCAATACGCGAGCTCAAAGCATCACAGAAGACGAACGTGATGGTTTTGATAACGTAGGTTTGAATAACAGTCCCCGGTTCTCTGCAACACCAATTGCTGTTCCGTCGTCTAGCACGTCCTCGTCCACCAAATTCGGACGATCCGCCACGGACGACAGAGCATCACCGGCAATATCACCCTTGGCCGGCAATAAGAGGAGAAAACTGGGCCGTGGTATGGGGGTGCCTCGGCGCAAGGCAAAAAAGTTGCAGTATTTGGGCTAA
- a CDS encoding predicted protein, with product MTFDQVGGLDVQLEAIARRVLASRANPAAARRLGVSHVRGILLSGPPGCGKTLLARELARILGAREPQIVNGPEILDKYIGEAERRVRDLFAPAEQEYKVAGDDSALHIIILDEMDAIARKRGTMTSDTTGVRDSVVNQLLAKMDGVREASNVLVVGLTNRPELLDPALLRPGRLEVQLRIELPDKTGRRDILRIHTSQMRKAGGLSEKAVYLMEDLGENGLPAR from the coding sequence ATGACCTTCGATCAAGTTGGAGGTTTGGATGTCCAGCTCGAAGCGATTGCTAGGCGCGTGTTGGCATCTCGAGCCAATCCAGCAGCTGCCCGTCGCTTGGGTGTAAGTCACGTGCGAGGAATATTGTTGTCAGGACCACCAGGTTGCGGCAAAACATTGCTGGCCCGCGAACTCGCTCGCATTTTGGGTGCTCGGGAACCACAGATTGTCAACGGACCTGAGATTCTCGACAAGTACATCGGTGAAGCAGAGCGCCGAGTAAGAGATTTGTTTGCCCCGGCAGAGCAAGAGTACAAGGTGGCCGGGGACGACTCAGCTTTGCACATAATTATATTGGACGAAATGGACGCCATTGCCCGCAAACGTGGGACCATGACTTCCGACACCACGGGTGTACGCGACTCCGTGGTGAATCAGCTACTGGCCAAAATGGATGGAGTCCGTGAAGCAAGCAACGTTCTTGTAGTTGGTCTGACGAATCGACCCGAATTACTGGACCCAGCTTTGCTTCGGCCGGGACGTCTCGAGGTTCAGCTGCGTATTGAGCTTCCCGACAAGACCGGAAGACGAGATATCTTGCGAATCCACACTAGCCAAATGCGGAAAGCGGGTGGCCTAAGCGAAAAGGCAGTGTATCTAATGGAAGATTTGGGTGAAAATGGTCTTCCAGCAAGA
- a CDS encoding predicted protein, translated as MPVANVIDDFETASWPDALPHPDAEFVFSIVCGNSHYRWCVLSKDPTDGTLSPTLFWKTAPVPANDMTEDSSRILLRYLPDQAKDYIFGVDSYTHTRDRALEFCNSRRMPIVHVYVISTNAAHEKGIAFLFRDIPSRVLRLGNTDFYTRQQGCYDTLGVDRAAAARAAAGLYGYPCLVIDGGTALTYTAVDVDGQLQGGGICQGLNLRLKSFAPYTDTLPAIKLESALAILEKRHNANEPFGLCARRIDDAILGTIMREMACLLRNIVDEWSAQAMETFSTIPSEQGNEGSRKYNKNLVVCVTGGDCQVIETLLQPNFGNIIAIGASTRYNSLKTKESSPLTKLNVNKQLLHQALPALIQEKAKTGQAKFEDVRRALIGQRVAVKFAKDGKFYRGTIASCQRDADFTRDVYTVFYDDEREDMDIEQVHAALLLYVKKGEELDSFDDSIRESQEEKRRGADKAAELLGQVKSTLRLEPTSPKQGITASAKTSSTLNAAVAVESTVHGKGDRLRILNVWKKKVRHSDPKNTLFSDTSIEATEVEAAEVEIVEVESDGRKRKRSIQPPSAERTIVEVTGKDGKDFIGCRVAKFFDVDLYFGTVSRFMPSEYVEEKVDVWAIEYDDGDKEDFDASELQEHLALYDVQQGKDPNQSL; from the exons ATGCCGGTGGCAAATGTGATTGATGATTTCGAAACGGCCTCTTGGCCAGATGCCTTGCCGCATCCGGATGCGGAGTTTGTGTTTTCCATTGTGTGTGGAAACTCGCACTATCGATGGTGTGTTCTTTCTAAGGATCCAACGGATGGAACGCTGTCACCGACTTTATTCTGGAA AACTGCCCCTGTACCAGCAAACGATATGACCGAAGATTCTTCTCGCATTCTGTTGAGATACCTTCCAGATCAGGCCAAAGACTACATTTTTGGCGTTGACTCTTACACGCACACTCGTGATCGGGCTTTGGAGTTTTGCAACTCCCGACGTATGCCTATTGTCCACGTCTACGTAATTTCCACCAACGCAGCGCACGAAAAGGGGATTGCCTTTTTATTTCGGGACATTCCATCCCGTGTTTTGCGTTTGGGCAACACGGACTTTTACACACGCCAGCAAGGCTGCTACGACACATTGGGGGTAGACCGGGCAGCTGCAGCCCGGGCTGCGGCTGGTTTGTACGGCTACCCCTGTTTGGTCATTGACGGTGGCACCGCGCTGACGTATACGGCGGTCGACGTGGATGGCCAACTGCAGGGTGGAGGGATTTGCCAAGGCCTTAATCTTCGCCTAAAGTCCTTTGCACCCTATACAGATACACTCCCAGCAATTAAACTGGAATCAGCTTTGGCGATTCTGGAAAAAAGGCACAATGCGAACGAGCCGTTCGGGTTGTGTGCCCGACGAATCGACGACGCTATCCTCGGAACAATCATGAGAGAAATGGCGTGCTTATTGCGTAATATAGTGGACGAATGGTCCGCGCAAGCCATGGAAACATTCAGCACTATACCCTCGGAGCAAGGAAACGAAGGCAGTCGAAAGTACAACAAGAATCTTGTTGTTTGTGTTACAGGTGGCGATTGTCAGGTTATTGAGACGCTATTGCAACCAAACTTTGGCAACATTATTGCCATTGGCGCATCTACAAGGTACAACTCTTTAAAGACAAAGGAGTCGTCCCCACTTACCAAGCTGAATGTGAATAAGCAACTGCTGCACCAAGCTCTACCGGCGCTCATTCAGGAAAAAGCTAAAACCGGCCAAGCGAAGTTTGAAGACGTTCGAAGAGCACTGATTGGACAACGTGTTGCGGTGAAGTTTGCAAAAGACGGAAAATTTTATCGGGGAACCATTGCTTCTTGCCAACGGGATGCTGACTTTACCCGAGATGTATACACGGTCTTCTACGATGACGAACGCGAAGATATGGACATTGAGCAAGTGCATG CCGCCCTGCTATTATACGTCAAGAAGGGAGAAGAGCTGGACTCATTCGATGACAGTATTCGTGAATCTCAAGAAGAGAAACGTCGCGGAGCAGATAAGGCTGCTGAACTGCTAGGCCAAGTGAAGTCGACACTGCGACTGGAGCCGACATCTCCAAAGCAAGGTATCACTGCCTCCGCCAAAACCTCGTCAACGCTCAACGCTGCAGTGGCAGTTGAGAGCACTGTGCATGGTAAGGGGGACCGACTCAGGATTCTGAACGTTTGGAAAAAAAAGGTCCGTCATTCTGACCCCAAAAACACTTTATTTTCAGACACTTCAATTGAAGCGACAGAGGTAGAAGCAGCGGAGGTAGAAATTGTAGAAGTGGAAAGTGATGGGagaaagcgaaaacgaaGTATACAACCGCCTTCAGCAGAAAGAACGATTGTGGAGGTGACGGGGAAAGATGGAAAAGACTTTATTGGCTGTCGAGTTGCTAAATTCTTTGATGTTGACTTATATTTTGGAACCGTCTCCAGATTTATGCCCTCAGAATatgtggaagaaaaggttGACGTTTGGGCTATTGAATACGACGATGGGGATAAGGAAGACTTTGATGCATCAGAATTGCAGGAGCACTTGGCCCTGTACGACGTGCAACAGGGAAAAGACCCGAATCAAAGTTTGTAA
- a CDS encoding predicted protein: MLSTIAFSKFASASFLAVLLSPASLPSELSSNAAPPVPVLEVIKVYGRLASASCFGKTAPPGSSCQVTSDEMKDKLGLTDSSTILNRDEFGKRLSSLSFQWPLKPYGVDKGLEKTVMMNKGAETSVYMEELEVKGLYDRRNPTGPLPTSLRSKLNVLLQEENLDPNVVNIYFAALSTRKELTAADIDALFLRKAALDYYDFIQLVGASNVVWP, encoded by the coding sequence ATGTTGTCTACAATTGCGTTTAGCAAGTTTGCATCTGCATCCTTCTTGGCGGTTTTGCTTTCTCCGGCGTCTCTTCCTTCGGAATTGTCATCGAATGCCGCTCCACCTGTTCCGGTGCTTGAAGTTATTAAAGTATACGGTAGACTGGCTTCCGCAtcttgctttggaaagacaGCTCCGCCCGGATCTTCGTGTCAAGTCACGAGCGATGAGATGAAAGATAAGTTGGGGCTAACTGATTCTTCAACAATACTGAATCGAGATGAATTCGGAAAACGATTGTCGTCTCTCAGTTTCCAGTGGCCGTTAAAGCCTTACGGAGTGGATAAAGGCCTCGAAAAGACGGTCATGATGAACAAAGGAGCCGAAACAAGCGTTTATATGGAAGAGCTGGAAGTCAAGGGTCTGTACGACCGACGCAACCCAACAGGTCCGCTGCCAACAAGCTTGAGGTCGAAACTGAACGTACTATTGCAAGAGGAGAATCTCGATCCTAACGTCGTAAATATATATTTCGCGGCTCTTTCGACGAGAAAGGAGCTGACGGCGGCCGATATAGATGCGCTATTTTTACGAAAAGCTGCTCTCGACTATTACGATTTTATCCAACTTGTTGGTGCAAGCAATGTTGTCTGGCCTTGA